In one window of Solanum pennellii chromosome 2, SPENNV200 DNA:
- the LOC107011391 gene encoding protein MEI2-like 5 isoform X1, with protein MHFQRVKIEKKERHFSFCTSLRDLLKMPMINVSKEKGRTPWEIRPGSNSVLITNDASLFTSSVPVLQHEKLKVSDGDHGHQSVDDASPSLKTIHPDVEVDVLLDDGENRAIGSLLPDDEDELLAGIMDGFDPSQLPNHTDDLEEYDFFESGGGLELEFDGQEYLNLGISRVSLADPDSNGAAIYGLSNGGGAVTGEHPLGEHPSRTLFVRNINSNVEDSELRTLFEQYGDIRTLYTACKHRGFVMISYFDIRAARTAMRALQNKPLRRRKLDIHFSIPKDNPSDKDVNQGTLVVFNLDPSISNDDLRKVFGPYGEIKEIRETPYKKHHKFIEYYDVRAAEAALRSLHKRDIAGKRIKLEPSRPGGARRNLVLQSSQDSEQDDSWTFRHPLVSSIGNSSPGNWPQFGSPIEHGSMQSPGTSPGFRSLSPTIANNLHGLASILHPRASNTLRVAPIGNARTISGRADFPIGSNHGVPFPQSNSFAEPKISQFGGTMSSFGASSTNGSAVETLSGPQFLWGSPKLQSQQSNSSAWKTESLGNAFSFGGQGDRFSLSNHQKSFLNSSQHRLHHIGSAPSGLPLDRHFGFYPDSSILSPGFRGMGIGTRDESLMVNYGSRTTLNAGVAVPRNMSDNASSRFGMISSPKLSPLFLGNGHFPGHAATSFEGLTERSRTRRVENNNGNQMDNKKLFLLDLDKIRCGEDTRTTLMIKNIPNKYTSKMLLAAIDEQHKGTFDFLYLPIDFKNKCNVGYAFINMLSPSLIIPFYEAFNGKKWEKFNSEKVAALAYARIQGKTALVAHFQNSSLMNEDKRCRPILFHSESSELGDQIVQEHLSSGCSQPEDPVGELENR; from the exons ATGCACTTTCAAAGggtgaaaattgaaaaaaaagaaaggcaTTTCTCTTTCTGCACGTCTCTCAGGG ATCTTCTGAAGATGCCAATGATAAATGTATCTAAAGAAAAGGGAAGAACACCATGGGAGATTCGTCCAGGATCTAATTCCGTCCTTATCACTAATGATGCCTCTCTTTTCACAAGCTCAGTGCCTGTTCTTCAACATGAGAAGC TGAAAGTAAGTGACGGCGACCATGGTCATCAATCCGTTGATGATGCATCACCAAGCTTGAAGACAATTCACCCGGATGTAGAGGTTGATGTGCTGTTGGATGATGGTGAAAATCGTGCAATTGGAAGCTTGCTTCCAGATGATGAGGATGAACTTTTAGCTGGGATCATGGATGGGTTTGACCCTAGTCAGCTTCCCAATCACACAGATGACTTGGAAGagtatgatttttttgaaagtgGAGGAGGCTTAGAGTTGGAGTTTGATGGTCAGGAATACTTAAACCTGGGTATATCGAGAGTAAGTCTGGCTGATCCAGATAGCAATGGAGCTGCTATTTATGGACTTTCAAATGGTGGGGGTGCGGTTACTGGAGAACATCCACTTGGAGAGCACCCTTCAAGAACATTATTTGTTCGCAACATAAATAGCAATGTTGAGGATTCTGAGCTAAGAACTCTCTTTGAG CAATATGGTGATATCCGAACTCTCTATACTGCCTGTAAGCATAGGGGCTTTGTCATGATATCATACTTCGATATTCGTGCTGCTCGAACTGCAATGCGAGCATTGCAAAATAAGCCACTGCGAAGGAGAAAACTAGACATACATTTCTCAATCCCTAAG GATAACCCCTCTGACAAAGATGTAAATCAAGGAACTCTTGTGGTTTTTAATCTAGATCCATCTATATCAAATGATGACCTCCGCAAAGTATTTGGGCCTTATGGTGAGATCAAAGAG ATAAGGGAAACACCATACAAGAAGCACCATAAGTTTATCGAATATTACGATGTCAGAGCTGCAGAAGCTGCCCTTAGGTCCTTACATAAGAGAGACATAGCTGGCAAGCGCATAAAGCTTGAACCAAGCCGCCCTGGAGGAGCTCGACGAAA TCTTGTATTGCAATCATCTCAAGATTCTGAACAAGATGATTCTTGGACTTTTCGGCATCCATTGGTTTCCTCAATTGGTAATTCCTCCCCAG GTAATTGGCCACAATTTGGCAGCCCTATAGAGCACGGCTCCATGCAAAGTCCTGGCACTTCACCAGGCTTTAGATCCCTGAGTCCCACCATTGCCAATAATTTACATGGGTTAGCTTCAATTTTGCATCCTCGTGCATCAAATACCTTGAGGGTAGCACCTATTGGTAATGCTCGCACAATAAGTGGCCGTGCAGATTTCCCTATTGGTTCAAACCATGGTGTTCCCTTCCCTCAGTCTAATTCTTTCGCCGAGCCTAAAATAAGCCAGTTTGGTGGAACAATGTCCTCTTTTGGTGCTTCAAGTACAAATGGTTCTGCTGTTGAAACACTATCAGGACCACAGTTTCTCTGGGGCAGTCCAAAGTTGCAGTCTCAACAGAGTAATTCTTCAGCCTGGAAAACTGAGTCTTTGGGGAATGCTTTTTCATTTGGTGGTCAGGGCGACAGGTTTTccttgtcaaatcatcaaaaatcTTTCCTCAATTCATCTCAGCACCGCCTTCATCATATTGGATCTGCTCCATCTGGTCTTCCCCTTGATAGGCACTTTGGTTTTTACCCAGACTCGTCAATCTTGAGCCCAGGTTTTAGGGGCATGGGTATAGGTACTCGTGACGAAAGTTTGATGGTTAACTATGGTTCTCGGACTACTTTGAATGCTGGTGTTGCTGTTCCAAGGAATATGTCAGACAATGCTTCTTCTAGATTTGGCATGATCTCTTCCCCAAAACTTAGTCCATTGTTCCTAGGTAATGGTCATTTCCCAGGACATGCAGCTACTAGCTTTGAGGGGCTGACTGAACGCAGTCGCACTCGACGTGTTGAAAATAATAATGGGAACCAGATGGATAACAAGAAGCTGTTTCTACTTGATTTGGATAAGATTAGATGTGGTGAAGATACTCGGACAACTTTGATGATTAAAAATATTCCTAACAA GTACACCTCCAAGATGCTTTTAGCTGCTATTGACGAACAACATAAAGGCACTTTTGATTTTCTGTATCTGCCCATCGATTTCAAG AACAAATGCAATGTGGGATATGCCTTTATCAACATGTTGTCTCCATCACTCATTATCCCATTTTATGAG GCATTTAATGGAAAGAAGTGGGAGAAATTCAATAGTGAAAAAGTTGCTGCTTTGGCTTATGCTCGTATTCAGGGAAAGACAGCCCTTGTAGCCCACTTCCAGAATTCAAGTTTGATGAATGAAGATAAGCGATGTAGGCCAATCCTTTTCCACTCAGAAAGTTCAGAATTGGGGGATCAG ATTGTTCAGGAACATCTTTCATCAGGCTGCAGCCAACCTGAGGATCCAGTTGGCGAATTGGAGAATCGCTAG
- the LOC107011391 gene encoding protein MEI2-like 5 isoform X2, translating into MPMINVSKEKGRTPWEIRPGSNSVLITNDASLFTSSVPVLQHEKLKVSDGDHGHQSVDDASPSLKTIHPDVEVDVLLDDGENRAIGSLLPDDEDELLAGIMDGFDPSQLPNHTDDLEEYDFFESGGGLELEFDGQEYLNLGISRVSLADPDSNGAAIYGLSNGGGAVTGEHPLGEHPSRTLFVRNINSNVEDSELRTLFEQYGDIRTLYTACKHRGFVMISYFDIRAARTAMRALQNKPLRRRKLDIHFSIPKDNPSDKDVNQGTLVVFNLDPSISNDDLRKVFGPYGEIKEIRETPYKKHHKFIEYYDVRAAEAALRSLHKRDIAGKRIKLEPSRPGGARRNLVLQSSQDSEQDDSWTFRHPLVSSIGNSSPGNWPQFGSPIEHGSMQSPGTSPGFRSLSPTIANNLHGLASILHPRASNTLRVAPIGNARTISGRADFPIGSNHGVPFPQSNSFAEPKISQFGGTMSSFGASSTNGSAVETLSGPQFLWGSPKLQSQQSNSSAWKTESLGNAFSFGGQGDRFSLSNHQKSFLNSSQHRLHHIGSAPSGLPLDRHFGFYPDSSILSPGFRGMGIGTRDESLMVNYGSRTTLNAGVAVPRNMSDNASSRFGMISSPKLSPLFLGNGHFPGHAATSFEGLTERSRTRRVENNNGNQMDNKKLFLLDLDKIRCGEDTRTTLMIKNIPNKYTSKMLLAAIDEQHKGTFDFLYLPIDFKNKCNVGYAFINMLSPSLIIPFYEAFNGKKWEKFNSEKVAALAYARIQGKTALVAHFQNSSLMNEDKRCRPILFHSESSELGDQIVQEHLSSGCSQPEDPVGELENR; encoded by the exons ATGCCAATGATAAATGTATCTAAAGAAAAGGGAAGAACACCATGGGAGATTCGTCCAGGATCTAATTCCGTCCTTATCACTAATGATGCCTCTCTTTTCACAAGCTCAGTGCCTGTTCTTCAACATGAGAAGC TGAAAGTAAGTGACGGCGACCATGGTCATCAATCCGTTGATGATGCATCACCAAGCTTGAAGACAATTCACCCGGATGTAGAGGTTGATGTGCTGTTGGATGATGGTGAAAATCGTGCAATTGGAAGCTTGCTTCCAGATGATGAGGATGAACTTTTAGCTGGGATCATGGATGGGTTTGACCCTAGTCAGCTTCCCAATCACACAGATGACTTGGAAGagtatgatttttttgaaagtgGAGGAGGCTTAGAGTTGGAGTTTGATGGTCAGGAATACTTAAACCTGGGTATATCGAGAGTAAGTCTGGCTGATCCAGATAGCAATGGAGCTGCTATTTATGGACTTTCAAATGGTGGGGGTGCGGTTACTGGAGAACATCCACTTGGAGAGCACCCTTCAAGAACATTATTTGTTCGCAACATAAATAGCAATGTTGAGGATTCTGAGCTAAGAACTCTCTTTGAG CAATATGGTGATATCCGAACTCTCTATACTGCCTGTAAGCATAGGGGCTTTGTCATGATATCATACTTCGATATTCGTGCTGCTCGAACTGCAATGCGAGCATTGCAAAATAAGCCACTGCGAAGGAGAAAACTAGACATACATTTCTCAATCCCTAAG GATAACCCCTCTGACAAAGATGTAAATCAAGGAACTCTTGTGGTTTTTAATCTAGATCCATCTATATCAAATGATGACCTCCGCAAAGTATTTGGGCCTTATGGTGAGATCAAAGAG ATAAGGGAAACACCATACAAGAAGCACCATAAGTTTATCGAATATTACGATGTCAGAGCTGCAGAAGCTGCCCTTAGGTCCTTACATAAGAGAGACATAGCTGGCAAGCGCATAAAGCTTGAACCAAGCCGCCCTGGAGGAGCTCGACGAAA TCTTGTATTGCAATCATCTCAAGATTCTGAACAAGATGATTCTTGGACTTTTCGGCATCCATTGGTTTCCTCAATTGGTAATTCCTCCCCAG GTAATTGGCCACAATTTGGCAGCCCTATAGAGCACGGCTCCATGCAAAGTCCTGGCACTTCACCAGGCTTTAGATCCCTGAGTCCCACCATTGCCAATAATTTACATGGGTTAGCTTCAATTTTGCATCCTCGTGCATCAAATACCTTGAGGGTAGCACCTATTGGTAATGCTCGCACAATAAGTGGCCGTGCAGATTTCCCTATTGGTTCAAACCATGGTGTTCCCTTCCCTCAGTCTAATTCTTTCGCCGAGCCTAAAATAAGCCAGTTTGGTGGAACAATGTCCTCTTTTGGTGCTTCAAGTACAAATGGTTCTGCTGTTGAAACACTATCAGGACCACAGTTTCTCTGGGGCAGTCCAAAGTTGCAGTCTCAACAGAGTAATTCTTCAGCCTGGAAAACTGAGTCTTTGGGGAATGCTTTTTCATTTGGTGGTCAGGGCGACAGGTTTTccttgtcaaatcatcaaaaatcTTTCCTCAATTCATCTCAGCACCGCCTTCATCATATTGGATCTGCTCCATCTGGTCTTCCCCTTGATAGGCACTTTGGTTTTTACCCAGACTCGTCAATCTTGAGCCCAGGTTTTAGGGGCATGGGTATAGGTACTCGTGACGAAAGTTTGATGGTTAACTATGGTTCTCGGACTACTTTGAATGCTGGTGTTGCTGTTCCAAGGAATATGTCAGACAATGCTTCTTCTAGATTTGGCATGATCTCTTCCCCAAAACTTAGTCCATTGTTCCTAGGTAATGGTCATTTCCCAGGACATGCAGCTACTAGCTTTGAGGGGCTGACTGAACGCAGTCGCACTCGACGTGTTGAAAATAATAATGGGAACCAGATGGATAACAAGAAGCTGTTTCTACTTGATTTGGATAAGATTAGATGTGGTGAAGATACTCGGACAACTTTGATGATTAAAAATATTCCTAACAA GTACACCTCCAAGATGCTTTTAGCTGCTATTGACGAACAACATAAAGGCACTTTTGATTTTCTGTATCTGCCCATCGATTTCAAG AACAAATGCAATGTGGGATATGCCTTTATCAACATGTTGTCTCCATCACTCATTATCCCATTTTATGAG GCATTTAATGGAAAGAAGTGGGAGAAATTCAATAGTGAAAAAGTTGCTGCTTTGGCTTATGCTCGTATTCAGGGAAAGACAGCCCTTGTAGCCCACTTCCAGAATTCAAGTTTGATGAATGAAGATAAGCGATGTAGGCCAATCCTTTTCCACTCAGAAAGTTCAGAATTGGGGGATCAG ATTGTTCAGGAACATCTTTCATCAGGCTGCAGCCAACCTGAGGATCCAGTTGGCGAATTGGAGAATCGCTAG